Proteins encoded by one window of Canis lupus dingo isolate Sandy chromosome 10, ASM325472v2, whole genome shotgun sequence:
- the ADSL gene encoding adenylosuccinate lyase isoform X1, which yields MAEAGDRGGQQAACGHDSYCSPLASRYASPEMCFMFSDRCKFRTWRQLWLWLAEAEQALGLPITDEQIQEMKSNLDNIDFKMAAEKEKQLRHDVMAHVHTFGHCCQKAAAIIHLGATSCYVGDNTDLIILRNAIDLLLPKLARVISRLADFAKERADLPTLGFTHFQPAQLTTVGKRCCLWIQDLCMDLQNLKRVQDDLRFRGVKGTTGTQASFLQLFEGDEQKVEQLDKMVTEKAGFNRAFIITGQTYTRKVDIEVLSVLASLGASVHKICTDIRLLANLKEMEEPFEKQQIGSSAMPYKRNPMRSERCCSLARHLMTLIMDPLQTASVQWFERTLDDSANRRICLAEAFLTADAILNTLQNISEGLVVYPKVIERRIRQELPFMATENIIMAMVKSGGNRQDCHEKIRVLSQEAAAVVKEEGGDNDLIERIQADAYFSPIHSQLDRLLDPSSFTGCASRQVQRFLEEEVYPLLKPYESVMKVKAELCL from the exons ATGGCGGAGGCTGGGGACCGCGGTGGGCAGCAGGCGGCCTGCGGGCACGACAGCTACTGCTCGCCGTTGGCCTCCCGTTACGCCAGCCCGGAGATGTGCTTCATGTTTAGCGACAGGTGCAAGTTCCGGACCTGGCGGCAGCTCTGGCTGTGGCTGGCGGAGGCTGAGCAG GCATTGGGTTTGCCTATCACAGATGAACAAATCCAGGAGATGAAATCAAATCTGGACAACATCGACTTCAAGATGGCagctgagaaagagaaacagttgCGACATGATGTGATGGCTCATGTGCATACGTTTGGCCACTGCTGCCAGAAAGCTGCTGCCATAATTCATCTTGGTGCCACCTCCTGCTATGTTGGAGACAATACA GACCTGATTATTCTTAGAAATGCGATTGACCTGCTCTTGCCAAAG CTTGCTAGAGTGATCTCTCGGCTTGCTGACTTTGCTAAGGAACGAGCTGATCTTCCTACCTTAGGTTTCACACATTTCCA GCCTGCTCAGCTGACCACAGTTGGGAAACGTTGCTGTCTTTGGATTCAGGATCTTTGCATGGATCTCCAGAACCTAAAGCGTGTCCAAGATGACCTGCGCTTCCGAGGAGTAAAGGGCACCACTGGCACTCAAGCCAGCTTCCTGCAGCTCTTCGAGGGAGATGAACAGAAG GTAGAGCAGCTTGACAAGATGGTAACAGAAAAGGCCGGATTTAATAG GGCTTTCATCATCACAGGGCAGACTTACACACGAAAAGTAGATATTGAGGTGCTGTCTGTGCTGGCTAGCTTGGGGGCATCCGTGCACAAG ATTTGTACTGACATACGACTCCTGGCAAACCTCAAGGAGATGGAGGAACCCTTTGAAAAACAGCAGATTG GCTCAAGTGCGATGCCTTACAAGCGGAATCCTATGCGCTCAGAGAGGTGCTGCAGTCTTGCCCGGCACCTGATGACCCTTATCATGGACCCACTGCAGACGGCATCTGTGCAGTGGTTTGAGCGCACACTGGATGATAGTGCCAATCG ACGTATCTGTTTGGCTGAGGCATTTCTCACTGCAGATGCCATATTGAATACGTTGCAGAACATTTCTGAAGGATTGGTGGTATACCCTAAA GTAATTGAGCGGCGCATTCGGCAAGAGCTACCTTTCATGGCCACAGAGAACATCATCATGGCCATGGTGAAATCTGGGGGTAACCGCCAG GATTGCCATGAGAAAATCAGAGTGCTTTCCCAGGAGGCAGCTGCTGTGGTCAAGGAGGAAGGGGGTGACAATGACCTCATAGAGCGAATCCAGGCTGATGCCTACTTTAGTCCCATTCACTCCCAGTTGGACCGTCTACTGGATCCATCTTCTTTTACAGGTTGTGCATCCCGACAG GTGCAGAGATTCTTAGAAGAGGAGGTATATCCCCTGCTAAAACCATATGAAAGTGTAATGAAGGTGAAAGCAGAATTATGTCTGTAG
- the ADSL gene encoding adenylosuccinate lyase isoform X2: MAEAGDRGGQQAACGHDSYCSPLASRYASPEMCFMFSDRCKFRTWRQLWLWLAEAEQALGLPITDEQIQEMKSNLDNIDFKMAAEKEKQLRHDVMAHVHTFGHCCQKAAAIIHLGATSCYVGDNTDLIILRNAIDLLLPKLARVISRLADFAKERADLPTLGFTHFQPAQLTTVGKRCCLWIQDLCMDLQNLKRVQDDLRFRGVKGTTGTQASFLQLFEGDEQKVEQLDKMVTEKAGFNRAFIITGQTYTRKVDIEVLSVLASLGASVHKICTDIRLLANLKEMEEPFEKQQIGSSAMPYKRNPMRSERCCSLARHLMTLIMDPLQTASVQWFERTLDDSANRRICLAEAFLTADAILNTLQNISEGLVVYPKVIERRIRQELPFMATENIIMAMVKSGGNRQDCHEKIRVLSQEAAAVVKEEGGDNDLIERIQADAYFSPIHSQLDRLLDPSSFTGCASRQRQREREAETQAEGEADIIQRA; the protein is encoded by the exons ATGGCGGAGGCTGGGGACCGCGGTGGGCAGCAGGCGGCCTGCGGGCACGACAGCTACTGCTCGCCGTTGGCCTCCCGTTACGCCAGCCCGGAGATGTGCTTCATGTTTAGCGACAGGTGCAAGTTCCGGACCTGGCGGCAGCTCTGGCTGTGGCTGGCGGAGGCTGAGCAG GCATTGGGTTTGCCTATCACAGATGAACAAATCCAGGAGATGAAATCAAATCTGGACAACATCGACTTCAAGATGGCagctgagaaagagaaacagttgCGACATGATGTGATGGCTCATGTGCATACGTTTGGCCACTGCTGCCAGAAAGCTGCTGCCATAATTCATCTTGGTGCCACCTCCTGCTATGTTGGAGACAATACA GACCTGATTATTCTTAGAAATGCGATTGACCTGCTCTTGCCAAAG CTTGCTAGAGTGATCTCTCGGCTTGCTGACTTTGCTAAGGAACGAGCTGATCTTCCTACCTTAGGTTTCACACATTTCCA GCCTGCTCAGCTGACCACAGTTGGGAAACGTTGCTGTCTTTGGATTCAGGATCTTTGCATGGATCTCCAGAACCTAAAGCGTGTCCAAGATGACCTGCGCTTCCGAGGAGTAAAGGGCACCACTGGCACTCAAGCCAGCTTCCTGCAGCTCTTCGAGGGAGATGAACAGAAG GTAGAGCAGCTTGACAAGATGGTAACAGAAAAGGCCGGATTTAATAG GGCTTTCATCATCACAGGGCAGACTTACACACGAAAAGTAGATATTGAGGTGCTGTCTGTGCTGGCTAGCTTGGGGGCATCCGTGCACAAG ATTTGTACTGACATACGACTCCTGGCAAACCTCAAGGAGATGGAGGAACCCTTTGAAAAACAGCAGATTG GCTCAAGTGCGATGCCTTACAAGCGGAATCCTATGCGCTCAGAGAGGTGCTGCAGTCTTGCCCGGCACCTGATGACCCTTATCATGGACCCACTGCAGACGGCATCTGTGCAGTGGTTTGAGCGCACACTGGATGATAGTGCCAATCG ACGTATCTGTTTGGCTGAGGCATTTCTCACTGCAGATGCCATATTGAATACGTTGCAGAACATTTCTGAAGGATTGGTGGTATACCCTAAA GTAATTGAGCGGCGCATTCGGCAAGAGCTACCTTTCATGGCCACAGAGAACATCATCATGGCCATGGTGAAATCTGGGGGTAACCGCCAG GATTGCCATGAGAAAATCAGAGTGCTTTCCCAGGAGGCAGCTGCTGTGGTCAAGGAGGAAGGGGGTGACAATGACCTCATAGAGCGAATCCAGGCTGATGCCTACTTTAGTCCCATTCACTCCCAGTTGGACCGTCTACTGGATCCATCTTCTTTTACAGGTTGTGCATCCCGACAG agacagagagagagagaggcagagacacaggcagagggagaagcagacatcatacagagagcctga